The following are from one region of the Leptolyngbya sp. CCY15150 genome:
- the rbfA gene encoding 30S ribosome-binding factor RbfA produces MAKNRRVERVAELIRREVSQMLVADIKDERVGMGMVSVTDVDVSGDLQHAKIFVSIYGSDEARTETMEGLRSATGFVRSELGKRVRLRRTPEVLFVEDRGIERGSRVLSLINQLSQNPSLLDDEPAGAEPVAVDDADGDDADGGDD; encoded by the coding sequence ATGGCAAAGAATCGTCGCGTAGAGCGCGTAGCCGAGCTGATTCGGCGCGAAGTCAGCCAGATGCTGGTTGCCGATATTAAAGATGAGCGGGTGGGGATGGGCATGGTGAGCGTCACGGATGTGGATGTGTCCGGCGATCTCCAACATGCCAAAATTTTTGTCAGCATTTACGGCAGTGATGAAGCCCGCACGGAAACCATGGAAGGGTTGCGGTCTGCCACAGGATTTGTCCGCAGTGAACTGGGAAAACGGGTGCGCCTCCGCCGCACGCCTGAGGTGCTGTTTGTGGAAGACCGGGGCATTGAGCGAGGCAGTCGAGTGCTGTCGTTGATCAATCAACTCAGCCAAAACCCGTCACTCCTCGACGATGAGCCCGCAGGGGCAGAGCCGGTGGCTGTGGATGACGCTGATGGTGACGACGCTGATGGTGGTGATGATTAA
- a CDS encoding DUF4149 domain-containing protein: MATLSQPSFRPNRWVIVALASLAIWLGGSIVVDMVMMPSLYLTGMMTQPDFASAGYLMFWIFNRVELLMAAVVVTSMLLLTRLQVIQATTRQWAIALASVLVSICLLETYVFSPAMSQLGLNLNLFDAATVPDAMTAMHQGYFVLEVLKFAAGGVLLALCYNISHRTPSMDA, from the coding sequence ATGGCTACGCTTTCCCAACCATCCTTTCGTCCAAACCGCTGGGTCATTGTGGCCCTAGCCTCTCTAGCCATTTGGTTAGGGGGCAGCATCGTGGTCGATATGGTCATGATGCCTAGCCTCTACCTAACGGGCATGATGACCCAGCCTGACTTTGCCTCCGCTGGCTATTTGATGTTCTGGATTTTTAACCGCGTCGAGCTCCTCATGGCGGCCGTGGTGGTCACCAGCATGTTGCTGCTCACCCGTCTCCAGGTGATTCAAGCGACCACACGCCAATGGGCGATCGCTCTCGCATCGGTACTGGTGAGCATTTGCTTGCTGGAAACCTACGTCTTTTCTCCAGCCATGAGCCAATTGGGTCTCAATCTCAACCTCTTTGACGCTGCCACCGTACCCGATGCCATGACAGCTATGCACCAAGGCTACTTCGTCCTAGAAGTGCTGAAATTTGCTGCAGGCGGTGTGCTCTTGGCCCTGTGCTACAACATCAGCCATCGCACTCCCTCCATGGATGCTTAA
- a CDS encoding DNA adenine methylase, producing the protein MSLPRPSSAAIAPRPFLKWVGGKGQLLQQYRAFFPTQFDTYYEPFLGGGAVFFFLSSHLRQAYLTDINPELVNVYQCVQQNVDEVLHHLAEHRRAHCSEHYYDVRASEGRSPEERAARLIYLNKTCFNGLYRENSKGKFNVPMGRYKNPGIFDPDVLYAASAVLQRAIITRQTFDHVLDIAQSPRDFVYFDPPYHPISATSNFTGYNRYAFGEAEQRRLFQTFVTLAERGVQVMLSNSDCPFIRDLYSTCDRAHIHTISAVRLVNCNAQRRGRITEVLVTSYKPPLQSI; encoded by the coding sequence ATGTCCTTACCCCGTCCCTCCTCCGCTGCGATCGCGCCCCGACCGTTCTTAAAATGGGTGGGCGGCAAGGGGCAGTTGCTCCAGCAGTATCGAGCCTTCTTCCCAACGCAGTTTGACACCTACTACGAACCTTTTTTGGGGGGCGGGGCGGTCTTTTTTTTCCTATCCAGCCACCTGCGTCAAGCCTATTTGACTGACATTAACCCTGAACTGGTCAATGTCTATCAATGTGTGCAGCAGAACGTGGATGAAGTGCTCCACCACCTAGCAGAGCATCGACGGGCCCATTGTTCAGAGCATTACTACGACGTGCGGGCCAGCGAGGGGCGATCGCCCGAGGAACGGGCAGCCAGGCTGATTTATCTCAACAAGACTTGCTTCAATGGTCTGTATCGCGAGAATTCCAAAGGGAAATTTAATGTACCCATGGGGCGCTACAAAAATCCCGGAATTTTTGATCCCGATGTTCTCTACGCCGCCTCTGCGGTGCTGCAACGAGCCATCATTACCCGCCAGACCTTTGACCATGTTTTAGACATTGCCCAATCTCCCCGCGACTTTGTCTATTTTGATCCGCCCTACCATCCCATCAGCGCCACCAGCAACTTCACCGGCTATAACCGCTATGCCTTTGGCGAAGCCGAACAACGCCGTCTCTTTCAAACCTTTGTCACCTTAGCGGAACGAGGCGTCCAGGTGATGCTATCCAATTCCGACTGTCCCTTCATTCGCGACCTTTATAGCACCTGCGATCGCGCCCATATCCACACCATTTCGGCGGTTCGCTTGGTCAACTGCAATGCTCAGCGGCGGGGCAGGATCACCGAAGTCCTGGTCACGTCCTACAAGCCCCCATTACAGTCAATCTAA
- a CDS encoding biotin--[acetyl-CoA-carboxylase] ligase: MPEPIWTDFQQQIVQTELEHLYRSGTRLSPRFAPTAAIAPQIYAYSTLESTNLFLADLMQQGAAEGTVVIAQQQQSGRGQRGRVWQSEAGGIYLSVALRPNCGAQAAQQLTLCCSWGIAQALRQGSIPVQIKWPNDLVIEGRKLAGILTETRLRQGQVQQAVVGVGLNWRNATPAHGIALQDWLIDQGRSPLPSMEQVVAQVLWGLLSAYGLWQQVGMAAIAPDYHELLSHLGQWVPLGDRQVQVIGISPQGDLEVREAETESDRHLQPGEIHLGYATLGEPKPNALSAGKGGEINRS; encoded by the coding sequence ATGCCGGAGCCCATCTGGACAGACTTTCAGCAGCAGATCGTGCAGACAGAGCTGGAGCATCTCTACCGTAGCGGCACCCGCCTCTCCCCTAGATTTGCCCCTACGGCAGCGATCGCCCCTCAGATTTACGCCTACAGCACTCTAGAATCTACGAACCTCTTCCTAGCAGACCTCATGCAGCAAGGGGCCGCCGAGGGCACCGTCGTCATCGCCCAGCAGCAGCAGTCTGGGCGCGGGCAGCGCGGGCGGGTGTGGCAGTCTGAAGCGGGGGGCATCTATCTCTCGGTGGCGCTACGTCCCAACTGCGGTGCCCAGGCCGCGCAACAGCTCACCCTCTGCTGTAGTTGGGGCATTGCCCAGGCTCTGCGGCAGGGGTCGATTCCGGTGCAGATTAAATGGCCCAATGATTTGGTGATCGAGGGACGCAAACTTGCCGGCATTTTGACAGAAACCCGTCTGCGCCAAGGTCAAGTACAGCAGGCCGTGGTCGGCGTGGGGCTCAACTGGAGGAACGCCACCCCAGCCCATGGCATCGCGCTGCAGGATTGGCTGATCGACCAAGGGCGATCGCCTCTTCCCTCCATGGAACAGGTGGTAGCCCAAGTCCTGTGGGGACTCCTGAGCGCCTATGGCCTATGGCAGCAGGTGGGCATGGCAGCGATCGCCCCTGACTACCACGAGCTCCTCAGCCATCTCGGACAATGGGTACCCCTAGGAGATCGGCAAGTGCAGGTGATCGGCATTTCACCCCAGGGAGATCTGGAGGTGCGGGAAGCTGAAACGGAGAGCGATCGCCACCTGCAGCCAGGAGAGATCCACCTCGGCTATGCAACTCTAGGCGAACCCAAGCCCAACGCTCTAAGCGCGGGGAAAGGTGGGGAGATCAATCGAAGCTAG
- a CDS encoding DUF751 family protein, translating to MQDFFQNVSRYPRYLITFSLGVLYTFVKPLIPLFERPTTAVALVGLMVASFAFLTFTLRAMLGLNAG from the coding sequence ATGCAAGACTTTTTTCAAAACGTTTCCCGCTATCCCCGTTATTTAATCACCTTTAGCCTGGGTGTGCTCTATACGTTTGTAAAGCCGTTGATTCCGCTGTTTGAACGGCCCACCACGGCGGTGGCTCTCGTGGGGCTCATGGTCGCTTCCTTTGCGTTTCTCACCTTTACTCTGCGGGCAATGCTAGGGTTGAATGCGGGCTAG
- a CDS encoding glycoside hydrolase family 3 N-terminal domain-containing protein gives MADDVGGDRPMSLPDWNSLPLPQQVAQMIVVRASGYCFDHQIQYPALEPPAETLRHWIQSLGVGGVILLGGSAVELAVRSQQLQDWAAVPLLLAADIEEGVGQRFSGATWFPPPMALGAIAGHDLQGAIAAATDFGAITAQEALAIGLNWILAPVVDVNSNPLNPVINVRAFGDQVEVVGRLAAAFVQGAKQQAILTTAKHFPGHGDTTTDSHLDLPILPHSLERLQALEFPPFQQAIAAGVDAVMTAHIQIPALDANYPATLSPLLLTHWLRRQWGFEGLIVTDALVMGAIARRYGPTEAAIQAIRAGADCLLMPADPVATVQAICQAVDAGELPLEQIHASLDRLWQAKHRILGHRLPAGDTSHQWETLPPPPLVLDAIATPQAIATVQTILEQSGDRQGSFPIDGLKPDELGWNVILVDSLVHCPFLGLTSSAIVIPEQRGYALRLIDPHSPCQPGAILPARPTIVQLFVRGNPFRGAAGLTQFAQQWLAALHQTCPIQALLIYGSPYGVAACQSATSPDLPYLFSYGQMPQAQSLLMGQLFGAIQSNAGRSLPFTD, from the coding sequence GTGGCGGATGATGTTGGGGGCGATCGCCCGATGAGTTTGCCGGACTGGAACAGTCTGCCGCTGCCTCAACAGGTGGCGCAGATGATTGTGGTGCGAGCATCGGGCTACTGTTTTGATCATCAAATTCAGTATCCAGCCTTAGAACCGCCTGCAGAAACCCTGCGCCACTGGATCCAAAGCCTGGGGGTGGGGGGCGTCATTCTCTTGGGTGGCAGTGCGGTGGAACTGGCAGTGCGATCGCAGCAGTTGCAGGATTGGGCCGCGGTTCCCCTCTTGCTGGCAGCAGATATTGAGGAAGGGGTGGGTCAGCGCTTTAGTGGAGCCACCTGGTTTCCGCCGCCTATGGCCCTAGGGGCGATCGCTGGTCATGATCTGCAGGGAGCGATCGCTGCCGCGACGGATTTCGGGGCAATCACGGCCCAGGAGGCCCTGGCAATTGGCCTGAATTGGATCCTGGCTCCGGTGGTGGATGTCAATTCCAATCCCTTAAATCCGGTGATCAATGTTCGGGCCTTTGGCGATCAGGTTGAGGTCGTGGGTCGGCTGGCGGCTGCCTTTGTGCAAGGGGCTAAGCAGCAGGCCATTCTCACCACCGCCAAACATTTTCCTGGCCATGGCGACACCACCACGGATTCCCATCTCGATCTGCCGATTTTACCCCACAGCTTAGAACGGCTGCAGGCGCTAGAATTTCCGCCCTTCCAGCAAGCGATCGCTGCGGGCGTTGATGCGGTGATGACGGCCCATATTCAAATTCCGGCCCTCGATGCCAACTATCCCGCCACCCTCTCTCCCCTGCTATTAACCCATTGGCTACGGCGGCAGTGGGGGTTTGAAGGGTTGATTGTGACCGATGCTTTGGTGATGGGAGCGATCGCCCGCCGCTATGGGCCCACCGAGGCGGCGATCCAGGCGATTCGAGCGGGAGCCGATTGTTTGCTGATGCCCGCGGATCCGGTGGCCACGGTGCAGGCGATTTGCCAGGCGGTGGATGCTGGGGAGCTACCCCTAGAGCAGATCCACGCATCCCTCGATCGCCTCTGGCAGGCCAAGCACCGCATCCTCGGTCATCGTCTACCGGCGGGCGATACCTCCCATCAGTGGGAAACCCTGCCACCGCCGCCGTTGGTGTTGGATGCCATCGCCACACCTCAGGCGATCGCCACGGTGCAGACCATTCTTGAGCAGTCTGGCGATCGCCAGGGCTCGTTCCCCATAGACGGACTCAAGCCTGATGAGCTGGGCTGGAACGTAATTTTGGTGGATAGCCTGGTTCATTGTCCATTCCTAGGGCTCACCAGTTCAGCGATCGTCATACCTGAGCAACGCGGCTATGCCCTGCGGCTCATTGATCCTCACAGCCCCTGTCAGCCGGGCGCAATTCTGCCGGCCCGCCCTACCATCGTGCAGCTTTTTGTGCGGGGTAATCCTTTCCGAGGGGCAGCCGGTCTCACCCAGTTTGCCCAGCAGTGGCTGGCGGCATTGCACCAAACCTGTCCTATTCAAGCCTTGCTGATCTACGGCAGTCCCTACGGAGTTGCGGCCTGTCAATCGGCAACGAGCCCCGATCTACCCTACCTATTTAGCTATGGGCAAATGCCCCAGGCCCAGTCCCTACTCATGGGCCAGCTCTTCGGCGCTATACAGTCCAACGCAGGGCGATCGCTGCCCTTCACCGACTAG
- a CDS encoding type II CAAX endopeptidase family protein, producing the protein MTEQRSMPLRPIILGILTVLVVLQVSTLLLASWNEPQITSRLQLYQTDLLLNAAELDIVSSSNEAGDVPPVQNVLVGANPLATALKQYQEVRESAETSLQGFQKRLDDLNTNAAGASPPAIATPSRPAAAESTQTLQRAIQQQQSLLNQLDVRIGLLQVNQDETQSALELWQQVMERSPPPSPESTAAATDPSLGLTAEILSGLWSQPARILPEAEANVQKNLDGWFRYQSLARLYTLQQRTEALTELQTLQQAIAQSTLGKLAVIGLMPVVGSLIGIVLLIVIVVQRVLKGSESLLAQNGSLAWETPWNWEIIWQVLIVGFFLVGQLAIPLLLRLVGFSFLAFGIRAKAAYTLTYYLSMSSLGLLVLYLSIRSYFPLPKDWFRVSLGDRWLAWGVGGYFVALPLMIVVSLLNQQIWQGQGGSNPLLQIVLEEGDPISLSIFFFTASIAAPVFEELLFRGFLLSSLTRYFPVWGAILVSGLVFAIAHLSLSEVLPLTLLGCILGVVYTRSRNMLAPMVLHSLWNGATMLSLFVLGSN; encoded by the coding sequence ATGACGGAACAACGATCCATGCCGTTGCGGCCAATAATTCTAGGCATTCTGACGGTACTGGTCGTGCTGCAAGTCAGCACGCTACTGTTGGCAAGTTGGAATGAACCGCAAATCACCAGCCGATTGCAGCTCTACCAAACCGATCTGCTGCTGAATGCGGCTGAATTGGACATAGTATCGAGCAGCAACGAAGCCGGCGACGTCCCGCCGGTGCAAAATGTGCTGGTGGGCGCGAATCCCCTTGCGACCGCGCTGAAGCAATATCAAGAGGTGCGGGAGTCTGCCGAAACGTCTCTACAGGGCTTTCAGAAACGACTCGATGATCTCAACACCAATGCAGCCGGTGCCAGTCCACCAGCGATCGCCACGCCTTCCAGGCCAGCCGCCGCCGAATCAACACAGACCCTGCAGCGAGCCATTCAGCAGCAGCAGAGTTTGCTGAACCAACTAGATGTTCGCATCGGCCTTCTCCAGGTCAATCAAGATGAGACCCAATCGGCCCTAGAGCTTTGGCAGCAGGTGATGGAGCGATCGCCCCCGCCGAGTCCTGAATCCACCGCAGCGGCCACGGATCCGTCCCTCGGGCTCACCGCCGAAATTTTATCAGGACTTTGGAGCCAGCCCGCCCGAATTTTGCCCGAAGCTGAGGCAAATGTACAAAAAAATCTAGACGGCTGGTTTCGCTACCAGTCCCTTGCCCGGCTCTACACCCTCCAGCAGCGTACCGAGGCCTTAACAGAGCTACAAACGCTCCAGCAAGCGATCGCTCAATCAACCCTAGGTAAATTGGCGGTGATTGGTCTGATGCCGGTGGTGGGGTCTTTGATTGGGATTGTGCTGCTGATTGTGATCGTGGTACAGCGCGTCTTGAAAGGATCCGAGTCGCTTCTTGCCCAAAACGGTAGCCTGGCCTGGGAAACGCCTTGGAACTGGGAAATTATCTGGCAGGTGCTGATCGTAGGATTTTTCCTGGTCGGGCAATTGGCCATTCCCCTACTGCTGAGATTAGTGGGCTTCAGCTTTTTGGCCTTTGGCATCCGCGCCAAGGCCGCCTACACCCTCACCTACTACCTCTCCATGTCCAGCTTGGGGTTGCTGGTGCTCTATCTATCCATTCGCAGCTATTTTCCCCTGCCCAAAGACTGGTTTCGCGTTAGCTTGGGCGATCGCTGGCTGGCCTGGGGCGTGGGTGGCTACTTTGTGGCCCTACCGCTGATGATTGTAGTGTCGCTGCTCAATCAACAAATTTGGCAGGGACAAGGGGGCAGTAATCCGCTGCTACAAATTGTCCTCGAAGAAGGCGATCCCATCTCCCTCAGCATCTTTTTCTTCACGGCCTCCATCGCCGCGCCCGTGTTTGAAGAACTGCTGTTTCGCGGCTTCTTGCTCTCATCCTTAACGCGCTACTTCCCCGTATGGGGAGCCATTTTAGTCAGCGGTCTGGTGTTTGCGATCGCCCACCTCAGCCTCTCGGAAGTTCTCCCTCTGACGCTGCTCGGCTGTATTTTGGGTGTGGTCTATACGCGATCGCGCAACATGCTCGCCCCCATGGTGCTCCACAGCTTGTGGAACGGAGCCACCATGCTCAGCCTGTTTGTTTTAGGCAGCAACTAG